Proteins encoded within one genomic window of Salinisphaera sp. T31B1:
- the guaA gene encoding glutamine-hydrolyzing GMP synthase translates to MTQDIHAEKILILDFGSQYTQLIARRVREANVYCEIYAWDVTDEQVRAFNPNGVILSGGPESVTAEQGPRAPKAVFDLGVPVLGICYGMQTMAAQLGGEVETSEVKEFGYARVRARGHSRLFTDIQDHVNDEGHGLLDVWMSHGDRVATLPEGFKVIATTDSAPLAGMADEERGYYGIQFHPEVTHTTQGKRILARFVHDICGCGELWTSEHIIEDLVARIREQVGDQRVLLGLSGGVDSSVTAALIHEAIGDNLICVFVDNGLLRLNEGDEVMATFAQHMGIRVIRADAEDQFMNALKGEVDPEKKRKIIGNTFIDVFDAHAAELTNIDWLAQGTIYPDVIESAGSATGKAHVIKSHHNVGGLPEDMKLGLVEPLRELFKDEVRELGLALGLPRDMLMRHPFPGPGLGVRILGEVKKEYADKLRKADAIFIHELRESGWYDKVSQAFAVYLPVSSVGVTGDGRRYEHVIALRAVETIDFMTARWAHLPYELLEHVSSRIVNEVSGISRVVYDVTGKPPGTIEWE, encoded by the coding sequence ATGACCCAGGACATCCACGCCGAAAAGATCCTCATTCTCGACTTCGGCAGCCAGTACACCCAGCTCATCGCCCGCCGCGTGCGCGAGGCCAACGTCTACTGCGAAATCTACGCCTGGGACGTTACCGACGAGCAGGTGCGCGCCTTCAACCCGAACGGCGTCATCCTCTCCGGCGGGCCGGAGTCGGTCACGGCAGAACAGGGCCCGCGTGCGCCGAAGGCCGTGTTCGATCTCGGCGTGCCGGTGCTGGGCATCTGCTACGGCATGCAGACCATGGCCGCCCAGCTCGGCGGCGAGGTGGAAACCTCCGAGGTGAAGGAATTCGGCTATGCGCGCGTACGCGCTCGTGGCCACTCCAGGCTGTTCACGGACATCCAGGACCACGTCAACGACGAAGGCCACGGCCTGCTCGACGTCTGGATGAGCCACGGCGACCGCGTGGCCACGCTGCCCGAGGGCTTCAAGGTGATCGCCACGACCGACAGCGCGCCGCTGGCCGGCATGGCCGACGAAGAGCGCGGCTACTACGGCATCCAGTTCCATCCGGAAGTCACCCACACCACGCAGGGCAAGCGAATACTGGCGCGCTTCGTGCACGATATCTGCGGCTGCGGCGAACTCTGGACCAGCGAACACATCATCGAGGATCTGGTCGCACGTATCCGCGAACAGGTGGGCGATCAGCGCGTACTGCTCGGCCTGTCCGGCGGGGTGGACAGCTCGGTCACCGCCGCACTCATTCACGAAGCGATCGGCGACAACCTCATCTGCGTGTTCGTCGACAACGGCCTGCTGCGCCTGAACGAAGGCGACGAAGTCATGGCCACCTTCGCCCAGCATATGGGCATCCGTGTGATCCGTGCCGATGCCGAAGATCAGTTCATGAACGCCCTCAAGGGCGAGGTGGACCCGGAGAAAAAACGCAAGATCATCGGCAACACCTTCATCGACGTCTTCGATGCCCATGCCGCCGAACTCACCAATATCGACTGGCTCGCCCAGGGCACCATCTACCCGGACGTCATCGAGTCCGCCGGCTCCGCCACCGGCAAGGCGCACGTCATCAAGAGCCATCACAACGTAGGCGGGCTGCCGGAAGACATGAAGCTCGGCCTCGTCGAGCCGCTACGCGAACTGTTCAAGGACGAAGTCCGCGAGCTCGGCCTGGCCCTCGGCCTGCCGCGCGACATGCTGATGCGCCACCCGTTCCCCGGCCCGGGCCTGGGCGTGCGCATTCTCGGCGAAGTGAAGAAAGAATACGCCGACAAGCTCCGCAAGGCCGACGCCATCTTCATCCACGAACTGCGCGAATCCGGCTGGTACGACAAGGTCAGCCAGGCCTTCGCCGTCTATCTGCCCGTCTCCAGCGTCGGTGTGACCGGCGACGGCCGCCGCTACGAACACGTGATTGCACTCCGTGCGGTCGAAACCATCGACTTCATGACCGCCCGCTGGGCGCACTTGCCGTACGAACTGCTCGAACACGTCTCGTCACGGATCGTGAATGAGGTGAGCGGGATATCGCGGGTGGTGTACGACGTGACCGGCAAGCCGCCGGGGACGATTGAGTGGGAGTAG
- the xseA gene encoding exodeoxyribonuclease VII large subunit — translation MPNRPAPDSTDRIVFSVSELNGAVRELLEHSFGLLWVEGEISNLARPRSGHMYFSLKDGSAQVRCALFRNRARLIRGPLNDGDRVRLRARVSLYPARGDYQLIVEHVEAAGDGALRQAFEQLKARLDAEGLFAVERKRALPAAPARIGAITSATGAAIRDVLSVVSRRYPLGSVRVYPVPVQGEAAPPAIVAALQRASARADCDVLLLVRGGGSLEDLWAFNDEAVARAIVACRVPVVAGVGHEVDVTIADFAADVRAATPTAAAELVCPDLAARAQALPVAMTRLRGRMTARLAAAEQRLAALQTRLVRQHPRRRLEVPMQRLDLAEQRLLRGVRARLARDDQRLTALTRRLRQASPAGAVAAGTTANKVLYNRMVSAMRSRLTSSEQRFNIAARTLHGVSPLQTLERGYAIARDADGNILRAADNVVSGDRVSVDLARGRLDCDVRAVTGPDGT, via the coding sequence ATGCCCAACCGCCCCGCCCCCGATTCGACCGACCGTATCGTGTTCTCGGTCAGCGAACTCAACGGGGCGGTGCGCGAGCTGCTCGAACACAGCTTCGGATTGCTCTGGGTCGAAGGCGAGATCTCCAACCTCGCCCGGCCGCGCTCCGGGCATATGTATTTCAGCCTCAAGGACGGCAGCGCCCAGGTGCGCTGTGCACTGTTCCGCAACCGGGCGCGGCTGATCCGCGGCCCGCTGAACGACGGCGACCGTGTCCGCCTGCGGGCGCGGGTGAGCCTGTACCCCGCGCGCGGCGATTATCAGCTGATCGTCGAACACGTCGAAGCCGCCGGCGACGGCGCGCTGCGTCAGGCCTTCGAACAGCTCAAGGCCCGGCTCGACGCCGAAGGTCTGTTCGCCGTCGAGCGCAAGCGCGCCCTGCCCGCCGCGCCGGCACGTATCGGGGCGATCACCTCGGCCACCGGCGCGGCCATCCGCGACGTATTGAGCGTGGTCTCGCGGCGGTATCCGCTCGGCTCGGTGCGCGTCTATCCGGTGCCCGTTCAGGGCGAGGCCGCACCGCCGGCGATCGTGGCCGCCCTCCAACGCGCCAGCGCACGCGCCGATTGCGATGTGCTGTTGCTGGTACGCGGCGGTGGCTCGCTCGAGGATCTATGGGCTTTCAACGACGAGGCCGTCGCGCGGGCGATCGTGGCCTGCCGCGTGCCGGTCGTCGCCGGTGTCGGCCACGAGGTGGACGTGACCATCGCAGACTTTGCCGCCGACGTCCGAGCAGCCACACCCACGGCCGCCGCCGAGCTCGTCTGCCCGGACCTGGCTGCACGTGCCCAGGCGCTGCCGGTGGCGATGACCCGTCTGCGCGGACGTATGACGGCCCGACTGGCCGCCGCCGAGCAGCGCCTGGCGGCCTTGCAGACACGTCTGGTCCGCCAGCACCCGCGGCGCCGGCTGGAAGTGCCGATGCAGCGGCTGGACCTGGCCGAACAGCGGCTGCTGCGCGGCGTGCGCGCGCGATTGGCGCGCGACGACCAGCGCTTGACGGCGCTTACGCGGCGGCTGCGCCAGGCCTCGCCCGCCGGCGCTGTCGCCGCTGGGACGACAGCGAATAAAGTTCTTTATAACCGAATGGTTAGCGCCATGCGTTCGCGCCTGACTTCAAGTGAACAACGTTTTAACATCGCAGCACGTACGCTGCACGGCGTGAGTCCACTACAAACACTCGAACGCGGTTATGCTATCGCCCGCGACGCGGATGGAAATATTCTGCGCGCGGCCGATAACGTGGTATCGGGCGACCGTGTATCGGTCGACCTGGCCCGCGGCCGGCTCGACTGCGACGTGCGCGCTGTCACCGGACCCGATGGCACGTGA
- the guaB gene encoding IMP dehydrogenase has protein sequence MTLRISEQALTFDDVLLQPAYSDVLPRHVDLSTRLTRGITLNLPLVSAAMDTVTEARLAIALAQEGGIGIIHKSMPAERQAQHVRTVKKYESGVISDPITVGPEATIREVLELTRSRGISGVPVVDNGTPIGIVTSRDLRFETRFDAAVTSVMTPKEKLVTVREGADREEILGLFHHHRIEKVLVVNDDFDLRGMITVKDIQKSSDFPNACKDANGSLRVGAAVGPGPETFARVAALVEAGVDVVVVDTAHGHSSGVLDTVAQLKKRFPELQLIGGNVGTAEGARALVEAGVDAVKVGIGPGSICTTRIVAGIGVPQISAVANVVAGIADTDVPVIADGGIRYSGDLAKALVAGAHAVMIGGMFAGTEEAPGDIELFQGRSFKAYRGMGSLGAMSGDSGSADRYFQDPSEEIQKLVPEGIEGRVPYKGPLGGIVHQLIGGLRAAMGYTGCHNITEMRTRPTFVQITSAGMKESHVHDVNIVKEAPNYRVD, from the coding sequence ATGACTCTACGAATCAGCGAGCAAGCCCTGACGTTCGACGACGTCCTGCTCCAGCCTGCCTATTCCGATGTACTGCCGCGCCACGTGGATCTGTCGACTCGGCTGACGCGTGGCATCACGCTCAACCTGCCGCTGGTCTCCGCGGCGATGGATACCGTCACCGAAGCCCGGCTGGCGATCGCCCTGGCCCAGGAAGGCGGAATCGGCATCATCCACAAGTCGATGCCGGCCGAACGCCAGGCCCAGCACGTACGTACGGTCAAGAAATACGAATCCGGCGTGATCTCCGACCCGATCACCGTCGGCCCGGAAGCGACCATCCGCGAAGTGCTGGAGCTGACCCGTTCGCGCGGCATCTCCGGCGTGCCGGTGGTCGACAACGGTACGCCTATCGGCATCGTGACCAGCCGCGACCTGCGGTTCGAGACGCGCTTCGACGCCGCCGTGACCAGCGTCATGACGCCCAAGGAAAAACTCGTGACCGTGCGCGAAGGCGCCGATCGCGAAGAGATCCTCGGCCTGTTCCATCATCATCGGATCGAGAAGGTGCTGGTCGTCAACGACGACTTCGACCTGCGCGGCATGATCACGGTCAAGGATATCCAGAAGTCGTCGGATTTCCCCAACGCCTGTAAGGACGCCAACGGCAGCCTGCGGGTGGGCGCGGCCGTGGGCCCCGGCCCGGAAACCTTCGCCCGGGTGGCCGCCCTCGTCGAAGCCGGCGTGGACGTGGTGGTGGTCGACACCGCCCACGGCCATTCCTCCGGCGTCCTCGACACGGTCGCCCAGTTGAAGAAACGGTTTCCCGAACTGCAGCTGATCGGCGGCAATGTCGGTACCGCCGAAGGCGCGCGAGCGCTGGTCGAGGCCGGTGTAGACGCGGTCAAGGTGGGTATCGGCCCGGGCTCGATCTGTACGACCCGTATCGTGGCCGGCATCGGCGTGCCGCAGATCTCGGCGGTGGCCAACGTCGTCGCCGGCATCGCCGACACCGATGTCCCGGTCATTGCCGATGGCGGTATCCGCTATTCGGGGGACCTGGCCAAGGCGCTGGTGGCCGGGGCCCACGCGGTGATGATCGGCGGCATGTTCGCCGGCACCGAAGAAGCCCCCGGCGATATCGAGCTGTTCCAGGGCCGCTCGTTCAAGGCCTATCGCGGCATGGGCTCGCTGGGTGCGATGAGCGGGGACTCCGGCTCCGCCGACCGCTATTTCCAGGATCCGTCCGAGGAGATTCAGAAACTCGTGCCCGAGGGCATCGAGGGCCGCGTGCCCTACAAGGGCCCGCTGGGCGGCATCGTGCATCAGCTGATCGGCGGGCTGCGCGCAGCCATGGGCTATACCGGCTGCCATAACATCACCGAAATGCGGACCCGGCCCACGTTCGTACAGATTACCTCCGCGGGCATGAAGGAAAGCCATGTTCACGACGTGAACATCGTCAAGGAAGCGCCGAACTACCGCGTCGACTAG
- a CDS encoding type II toxin-antitoxin system RelE/ParE family toxin — protein MDRVTDFLFEADPAAAAETAYVIVSALRTLADHPLIGRVYADGIRELVISRGRTGYVALYRHMPQRSLIAMLSIRRQRENGYLSGKRSRIGMWR, from the coding sequence CTGGATCGCGTCACTGACTTCTTGTTTGAAGCCGATCCGGCCGCTGCAGCAGAGACGGCCTACGTGATCGTGTCGGCTCTTAGAACGCTGGCAGATCATCCGCTTATTGGCCGAGTATATGCGGACGGTATTCGCGAACTGGTCATCTCGAGAGGCCGCACGGGCTATGTCGCGTTGTACCGCCACATGCCGCAGCGATCGTTAATTGCGATGTTATCGATAAGGCGCCAGCGTGAGAACGGGTATTTGAGCGGTAAGCGATCCCGAATCGGCATGTGGCGATGA